A portion of the Citrobacter rodentium NBRC 105723 = DSM 16636 genome contains these proteins:
- a CDS encoding very short patch repair endonuclease — protein MADVHDKATRSKNMRAIATRDTAIEKRLAGLLTEQGINFLVQDASLPGRPDFVIDDYRCVIFTHGCFWHHHHCYLFKVPATRTEFWLQKIGKNVERDHRDIARLQTLGWRVMIVWECALRGREKLSDAALTERLEEWICGGGVSAQIDTQGMHLL, from the coding sequence GTGGCGGACGTTCACGATAAGGCGACGCGCAGTAAAAATATGCGGGCCATCGCCACCCGCGACACCGCTATCGAAAAGCGGCTGGCCGGTTTGCTGACGGAACAGGGGATAAACTTCCTCGTGCAGGACGCATCGCTTCCCGGCCGCCCTGATTTCGTTATTGATGACTATCGCTGCGTGATTTTTACTCACGGCTGCTTCTGGCATCACCACCACTGTTATTTGTTCAAAGTTCCGGCGACGCGGACCGAATTCTGGCTTCAGAAAATCGGCAAAAACGTCGAGCGCGACCACCGCGATATTGCGCGCTTGCAGACACTCGGCTGGCGGGTAATGATTGTCTGGGAGTGCGCCCTGCGCGGGCGGGAAAAGCTCAGCGACGCGGCGCTGACGGAACGTCTGGAAGAGTGGATCTGCGGGGGCGGCGTCTCCGCGCAGATCGACACGCAGGGCATGCACCTACTGTAG
- the yedA gene encoding drug/metabolite exporter YedA: MRFRQLLPLFSALFALYIIWGSTYFVIRIGVESWPPLMMAGVRFLAAGILLLSFLLLRGHRLPPLRPLLNAALIGILLLAVGNGLVTVAEHQNVPSGIAAVVVATVPLFTLCFSHFFGIKTRKLEWAGIAIGLAGIIMLNSGGNLSGNPWGAILILIGSISWAFGSVYGSRITLPTGMMAGAIEMLAAGLLLMCASLLSGEKLTALPSLSGFLAVGYLTVFGSIIAINAYMYLIRNVSPALATSYAYVNPVVAVLLGTGLGGERLAPIEWLALGVIVFAVVLVTLGKYLFPARTVVTAQESEKTLQ; the protein is encoded by the coding sequence ATGCGTTTTCGGCAGTTATTACCGCTTTTCAGCGCGCTGTTCGCGCTGTATATCATCTGGGGTTCCACCTATTTCGTTATCCGCATCGGCGTGGAAAGCTGGCCGCCGCTGATGATGGCCGGCGTGCGTTTTCTCGCGGCGGGCATTTTGCTGCTCTCCTTTCTGCTTCTGCGCGGGCATCGGCTCCCGCCGCTGCGTCCGCTGCTTAACGCGGCACTGATTGGCATTCTGCTGCTGGCGGTCGGTAACGGTCTGGTCACCGTCGCGGAACATCAGAATGTCCCCTCCGGCATCGCCGCCGTGGTGGTGGCGACCGTCCCGCTGTTTACGCTGTGCTTCAGCCATTTCTTTGGCATCAAAACGCGTAAGCTGGAGTGGGCGGGCATTGCGATTGGGCTGGCGGGAATCATCATGCTGAACAGCGGCGGCAACTTAAGCGGTAATCCGTGGGGCGCCATTTTAATCCTGATCGGCTCCATCAGCTGGGCTTTTGGCTCGGTCTACGGTTCACGCATTACGCTGCCGACGGGGATGATGGCGGGCGCGATTGAAATGCTTGCCGCCGGTCTGCTGCTGATGTGCGCTTCGCTGTTAAGCGGGGAAAAATTGACCGCCCTGCCCTCGCTGTCCGGTTTTCTGGCGGTTGGATATCTGACTGTTTTTGGCTCCATCATCGCCATTAACGCCTATATGTATTTGATCCGCAACGTCAGCCCCGCGCTGGCGACCAGCTATGCCTATGTGAACCCGGTGGTCGCGGTATTACTGGGGACAGGGCTCGGCGGTGAACGGCTGGCGCCGATAGAATGGCTGGCGCTCGGCGTGATCGTTTTTGCGGTCGTGCTGGTGACGCTGGGGAAATATCTGTTTCCGGCCCGAACGGTGGTCACAGCGCAGGAAAGCGAGAAAACGCTACAGTAG
- a CDS encoding YodC family protein: protein MVFLVSEEVTVKEGGPRMIVTGYSSGMVECRWYDGYGVKREAFHEYELVPGDAKRSRDEAR, encoded by the coding sequence ATGGTCTTTTTGGTCAGTGAGGAAGTTACCGTGAAAGAAGGCGGGCCGCGCATGATTGTTACCGGTTATTCCAGCGGTATGGTGGAATGCCGGTGGTATGACGGTTATGGCGTTAAGCGGGAAGCTTTCCATGAGTACGAGCTCGTGCCCGGCGACGCAAAGCGTTCGCGTGATGAGGCCCGATAA
- the dgcQ gene encoding cellulose biosynthesis regulator diguanylate cyclase DgcQ yields MPHETTTENWGWLKKLARRYGPGHVVNLCFLIVMIFSTLLTWREVVVLEEAYIASQRNHLENVASGLDKQLQFNIDKLLFLRNGMHEALITPLNFSALKDAVSRFAELRVTQGWQLELDKRRTLPLNGVSDAFVNQSHFLSRDGEALSNELTAALEVGYLLRLAPTQSSMAHEAMYVSRAGFYVSTRSTPLAGEIASRYYDYVIQPWFNEQSQRQNRTRAVRWFTTPSPQLSHDEQLVTVSVPLDSNHYWHGVLAMSIPLAGVERFMEEAIDKDVEGEYQLYDSRLRMLAASTPELRNANTFDARELAMLAHDIEHDTEGGLRMGSRYISWQRLDHFDGVLVRIHTLSEGVQGDFGSISIALVMLWTLFTAMLIISWVVIRHMVSNMFEMQSSLQWQAWHDTLTRLYNRGALFGKARHLAQRCQAQKQPFSVIQIDLDHFKSINDRFGHQAGDRVLTHAASLISGTLRADDVAGRVGGEEFCVVLPATTLAQAEAIAERIRQRLNEKELLVAKSTTLRISASLGVSSAQENDDYDFEQLQSLADRRLYLAKQMGRNRVCITDRG; encoded by the coding sequence GTGCCGCACGAAACAACGACGGAAAACTGGGGCTGGCTGAAAAAGCTGGCGCGTCGATATGGTCCAGGCCACGTCGTTAATCTCTGTTTTTTAATTGTCATGATCTTTTCCACCCTCCTGACCTGGCGGGAAGTTGTCGTACTGGAAGAGGCCTATATCGCCAGCCAGCGCAATCATCTGGAAAACGTCGCCAGCGGGCTGGACAAACAGCTGCAGTTTAATATCGATAAGCTCCTTTTTCTGCGTAACGGGATGCACGAAGCGCTGATCACGCCGCTGAATTTTTCCGCCCTTAAAGATGCCGTTAGCCGTTTCGCAGAGTTGCGAGTTACGCAGGGGTGGCAGCTTGAGCTGGACAAGCGCCGGACGCTACCGCTGAACGGGGTATCTGACGCGTTTGTCAACCAGAGTCATTTTCTCTCCCGCGACGGCGAAGCGCTGAGCAATGAGCTGACCGCCGCGCTGGAAGTGGGCTATTTGCTGCGGCTGGCCCCGACCCAAAGCTCCATGGCGCACGAGGCGATGTATGTTTCACGGGCCGGTTTTTATGTCTCCACCCGCTCCACGCCGCTTGCCGGAGAAATAGCCTCCCGCTATTACGATTACGTTATTCAGCCCTGGTTTAATGAGCAGTCCCAGCGGCAGAACCGCACGCGCGCCGTGCGCTGGTTTACGACCCCTTCGCCGCAGTTGAGCCATGACGAGCAGCTGGTTACCGTCAGCGTACCGCTGGACAGCAACCATTACTGGCACGGCGTGCTGGCGATGAGTATTCCTCTTGCCGGGGTGGAACGGTTTATGGAGGAGGCCATCGATAAAGACGTCGAGGGCGAATATCAGCTTTACGACAGCAGACTGAGGATGCTGGCGGCCTCAACGCCGGAACTGCGCAACGCCAATACCTTTGACGCGCGCGAACTGGCGATGCTGGCGCATGACATCGAGCACGACACGGAAGGCGGCCTGCGCATGGGAAGCCGCTATATTAGCTGGCAGCGGCTGGACCATTTTGACGGCGTTCTGGTTCGCATCCATACCCTGAGCGAAGGCGTACAGGGGGACTTTGGCAGCATCAGTATCGCTCTGGTGATGCTGTGGACCCTGTTCACCGCCATGCTTATCATTTCGTGGGTGGTTATCCGCCATATGGTCAGCAATATGTTCGAGATGCAAAGTTCGCTGCAGTGGCAGGCCTGGCACGATACGCTGACCCGGCTGTACAACCGCGGCGCGCTGTTTGGAAAAGCCCGCCATCTGGCGCAGCGTTGCCAGGCGCAAAAACAGCCGTTCTCGGTCATTCAAATCGATCTCGACCATTTCAAAAGTATTAACGATCGCTTTGGTCATCAGGCGGGCGATCGGGTACTGACCCATGCCGCGAGTTTAATCAGCGGTACGCTGCGGGCGGACGACGTTGCCGGGCGCGTCGGGGGAGAGGAGTTCTGCGTAGTGCTGCCGGCGACGACGCTGGCGCAGGCAGAGGCGATTGCTGAACGGATCCGTCAGCGGCTCAATGAAAAAGAGTTGCTGGTGGCGAAAAGCACGACGCTGCGGATCAGCGCATCGCTGGGCGTCAGCAGCGCGCAGGAAAACGATGATTACGATTTTGAACAGCTACAGTCGCTGGCCGATCGTCGGCTCTATCTGGCGAAACAGATGGGACGCAACCGGGTTTGCATAACGGACCGCGGTTAA
- the fliQ gene encoding flagellar biosynthesis protein FliQ: MTPESVMMIGTEAMKVALSLAAPLLLVALVTGLTISILQAATQINEMTLSFIPKIVAVFTAIIIAGPWMLNLLLDYVRTLFTNLPYIIG, translated from the coding sequence ATGACACCTGAATCGGTCATGATGATAGGTACTGAGGCGATGAAAGTGGCCCTCTCCCTTGCCGCCCCGCTGCTGCTGGTCGCGCTGGTGACAGGGTTGACTATCAGCATTTTGCAGGCCGCCACGCAAATCAACGAAATGACGCTGTCGTTTATCCCGAAAATTGTGGCGGTGTTTACCGCCATTATTATTGCCGGCCCGTGGATGCTCAATCTGCTGCTCGACTACGTGCGAACGTTGTTCACCAACCTGCCATATATCATTGGTTAA
- the drpB gene encoding cell division protein DrpB, translated as MEEKATRSLGGKLALWVFYAFCAYFAWAMIRYVWVVSHVESVLIAGLESAPGADSGKWLGALLGFMVLGVVGLMLGGIAWYTRPRRPSR; from the coding sequence ATGGAAGAAAAAGCGACACGCAGCCTGGGCGGCAAACTGGCACTGTGGGTTTTTTACGCTTTTTGCGCCTATTTCGCCTGGGCGATGATTCGTTATGTGTGGGTGGTAAGCCACGTTGAGTCCGTGTTAATCGCGGGGCTTGAAAGCGCGCCGGGTGCAGACAGCGGCAAATGGTTAGGCGCTTTGCTCGGATTTATGGTTTTAGGCGTTGTGGGGCTGATGCTGGGCGGTATCGCCTGGTATACGCGTCCGCGCCGTCCGTCGAGGTGA
- the yodD gene encoding YodD family peroxide/acid resistance protein, with protein MKTAKEYSDTAKREVSVDVDALLAAINEISESEVHRSGSDPEKVSVDGREYHTWHELAEAFELDIHDFSVTEINR; from the coding sequence ATGAAAACCGCAAAAGAGTACAGCGATACCGCAAAACGTGAAGTCAGCGTCGACGTTGACGCGCTACTGGCTGCTATCAATGAAATTAGCGAAAGCGAGGTTCATCGTAGCGGAAGCGATCCGGAAAAAGTCAGCGTCGATGGACGTGAATATCATACCTGGCATGAACTGGCGGAAGCGTTTGAACTGGATATCCATGATTTTAGCGTAACGGAAATTAACCGCTAA
- the dsrB gene encoding protein DsrB: MKVNDRVTVKTDGGPRRPGVVLAVEEFNEGTMYLVSLEDYPLGIWFFNESGHQDGIFVEKAE, from the coding sequence ATGAAGGTAAATGATCGGGTTACAGTCAAAACGGACGGCGGTCCTCGTCGCCCGGGCGTGGTACTGGCAGTAGAAGAGTTTAACGAAGGCACAATGTACCTGGTTTCGCTGGAAGACTACCCGCTCGGCATCTGGTTCTTTAACGAATCGGGGCACCAGGACGGTATCTTCGTGGAAAAAGCGGAGTAG
- a CDS encoding DUF808 domain-containing protein, which produces MAGSSLLTLLDDIATLLDDISVMGKLAARKTAGVLGDDLSLNAQQVTGVRANRELPVVWNVAKGSLLNKVILVPLALLISAFIPWAITPLLMIGGAFLCFEGVEKVLHTLESRKHKEDPAERRKRLEALAAQDPVAFEKDKIKGAVRTDFILSAEIVAITLGIVAEAPLLNQVLVLSGIAVLVTIGVYGLVGIIVKLDDMGYWLADKANVLAQTLGKGLLAIAPWLMKSLSVIGTLAMFLVGGGIVVHGIAPLHHAIEHFAAQQSAAIALVLPTLLNLVLGFIIGAIVVALVKAVAKVRGVAH; this is translated from the coding sequence TTGGCAGGAAGTAGTTTACTGACGTTACTCGACGATATCGCCACGCTGCTGGATGACATTTCCGTAATGGGAAAGCTGGCCGCCAGGAAAACCGCCGGCGTGCTGGGGGACGACCTGTCGCTTAACGCTCAGCAGGTCACGGGCGTAAGAGCGAACCGCGAACTGCCGGTGGTCTGGAACGTGGCGAAAGGCTCGCTATTGAATAAGGTGATTCTGGTGCCGCTGGCGTTGCTGATCAGCGCTTTTATCCCCTGGGCCATTACCCCTTTACTGATGATCGGCGGCGCTTTTCTGTGCTTTGAAGGCGTAGAGAAAGTGTTGCACACCCTTGAGTCGCGTAAGCACAAAGAAGATCCGGCTGAACGCAGGAAGCGTCTGGAAGCGCTGGCGGCGCAGGATCCCGTCGCGTTTGAAAAAGACAAAATCAAAGGTGCGGTACGTACCGATTTTATTCTGTCGGCTGAGATTGTGGCGATCACGCTCGGGATTGTCGCCGAAGCGCCGTTGCTCAATCAGGTGCTGGTGTTATCCGGAATTGCGGTACTGGTGACTATCGGCGTTTATGGGCTGGTCGGCATTATCGTTAAGCTGGATGATATGGGCTACTGGCTGGCGGACAAAGCTAATGTGCTGGCGCAAACGCTGGGTAAAGGGCTGCTGGCGATCGCGCCGTGGCTGATGAAATCGCTGTCGGTGATCGGTACGCTGGCGATGTTCCTGGTCGGCGGCGGGATCGTGGTGCACGGTATTGCGCCGCTGCATCATGCTATTGAACACTTCGCCGCGCAGCAAAGCGCCGCGATTGCGCTGGTGTTGCCAACGCTGCTGAACCTGGTGCTGGGCTTTATCATTGGCGCTATCGTGGTTGCGCTGGTGAAGGCGGTAGCGAAAGTACGCGGCGTGGCGCACTAA
- a CDS encoding mannosyl-3-phosphoglycerate phosphatase-related protein — protein MLSLDDPVLIFTDLDGTLLDSHTYDWQPAAGWLARLREKNIPVILCSSKTAAEMAFIQKSLGLQGLPMIAENGAVTEPDSRWQADPAFPRLSSDATHGEIRVTLNKLREHAHYKFTTFDDVDEATIGEWTGLPYAQASLARLQEASATLIWRDSDERMAEFSRQLAAQGLQFVEGARFWHVLATSAGKERAANWLIDQYQRQWGTRPICIGLGDGPNDAPLLAAMDYAVIVKGLSREGVVLPPEAAPQVYRTQHEGPEGWREALTHLFDVS, from the coding sequence ATGCTTTCACTCGACGATCCGGTGCTGATTTTTACCGATCTGGATGGCACCTTGCTGGACAGCCATACCTATGACTGGCAGCCTGCCGCCGGGTGGCTCGCTCGCCTGCGCGAGAAAAATATTCCCGTCATCCTGTGCAGCAGTAAAACCGCCGCTGAAATGGCGTTCATTCAAAAATCGCTGGGTCTGCAGGGGTTGCCGATGATCGCGGAAAACGGCGCGGTCACTGAACCGGATAGCCGCTGGCAGGCGGACCCCGCTTTCCCGCGCCTCTCCTCCGACGCCACGCACGGCGAGATCCGCGTGACGCTCAATAAGCTACGCGAGCACGCGCACTATAAATTCACGACCTTTGACGATGTCGATGAGGCCACCATCGGCGAATGGACCGGTCTGCCATACGCTCAGGCCAGCTTAGCGCGCCTGCAGGAAGCCTCCGCCACCCTGATCTGGCGTGACAGTGATGAGCGCATGGCGGAATTTTCCCGGCAGCTTGCGGCTCAGGGGTTACAGTTTGTCGAAGGGGCGCGCTTCTGGCACGTGCTGGCGACGAGCGCCGGGAAAGAGCGGGCGGCAAACTGGCTGATTGACCAGTATCAGCGCCAGTGGGGAACCCGGCCGATCTGCATCGGCCTTGGCGATGGCCCTAACGACGCGCCTCTGCTTGCGGCAATGGATTATGCGGTTATCGTTAAGGGGCTGAGCCGTGAAGGCGTCGTTTTACCCCCTGAGGCCGCGCCGCAGGTTTACCGTACGCAACATGAAGGGCCGGAAGGCTGGCGCGAAGCGCTGACGCATCTGTTCGACGTCTCTTAA
- a CDS encoding phosphohydrolase: protein MDLQYWQSQFEEWLLRHYHQQDTAHDIFHFRRVWATSRQLSQGLAVDELVILTACYFHDIVSLAKNHPERHRSSVLAAAEARRVLLCDFPQFPPSRLAAVCHAIEAHSFSAGIAPVTLEAKIVQDADRLEALGAIGLARVFAVSGAMGAALFDAEDPFAERRALNDKQYALDHFRTKLLTLPETMQTGRGRELARSNAQFLVTYMAKLSAELQGDYENIDRAVMDVFNLSHS, encoded by the coding sequence GTGGATCTTCAGTACTGGCAGTCGCAATTTGAGGAGTGGCTACTGCGCCATTACCATCAGCAGGACACCGCGCACGACATTTTTCATTTTCGTCGCGTTTGGGCGACATCGCGACAGCTCAGCCAGGGGCTGGCGGTGGATGAACTCGTCATACTGACGGCCTGTTACTTTCATGACATTGTCAGCCTGGCTAAAAATCACCCTGAGCGGCACCGTTCATCGGTGCTCGCTGCCGCCGAAGCCCGGCGTGTTCTCCTCTGCGATTTTCCGCAATTTCCGCCATCGCGGTTAGCCGCCGTCTGTCATGCTATCGAGGCCCACAGTTTCAGCGCCGGGATTGCCCCCGTCACCCTGGAGGCGAAAATCGTTCAGGATGCCGACAGGCTTGAAGCGCTGGGCGCGATTGGCCTGGCGCGGGTCTTTGCCGTCTCGGGCGCAATGGGCGCAGCGCTTTTCGACGCCGAAGATCCCTTCGCCGAACGGCGGGCGCTTAACGATAAACAGTATGCGCTCGATCATTTCCGCACGAAGCTGCTGACCTTGCCGGAAACCATGCAAACCGGACGGGGGAGGGAGCTGGCGCGCAGCAACGCTCAATTTCTGGTGACTTACATGGCAAAACTCAGCGCAGAGCTGCAGGGCGACTATGAAAATATCGATCGCGCGGTGATGGACGTATTCAACCTCAGCCACTCGTAA
- the fliR gene encoding flagellar biosynthetic protein FliR, giving the protein MLQVTSDQWLQWLSLYFWPLLRVLALISTAPILSERVIPKRVKLGLGIIITVVIAPALPPHNVPVFSFNALWLAMQQILIGIALGFTMQFTFAAVRTAGEIIGLQMGLSFATFVDPGSRLNMPVLARIIDMLAMLLFLTFNGHLWLISLLVYTFHTLPIGGDPVNSNAFLALASAGSLIFLNGLMLALPVITMLLTLNLALGLLNRMAPQLSIFVIGFPLTLTVGMTLIAALMPLIAPFCEHLFSEIFNLLADIVSELPAINKP; this is encoded by the coding sequence ATGCTGCAGGTAACCAGCGATCAGTGGCTCCAGTGGCTAAGTCTCTATTTCTGGCCGCTGCTGCGGGTACTGGCGCTGATCTCCACCGCCCCCATTCTCAGCGAACGCGTCATCCCCAAACGGGTGAAGCTGGGGCTGGGCATTATCATTACCGTGGTCATCGCTCCCGCGCTGCCGCCGCACAACGTGCCGGTGTTCTCTTTCAACGCGCTGTGGCTGGCCATGCAGCAAATTCTGATCGGCATCGCGCTGGGCTTTACCATGCAGTTCACTTTTGCGGCGGTGCGAACCGCCGGGGAAATTATTGGTCTGCAGATGGGGCTTTCGTTCGCCACCTTTGTCGATCCGGGCAGCCGTCTGAACATGCCGGTGCTGGCGCGCATCATTGATATGCTGGCGATGCTGCTGTTCCTGACCTTTAACGGCCATTTGTGGCTGATTTCGCTGCTGGTCTATACCTTTCATACTTTGCCCATCGGCGGCGATCCGGTGAACAGCAACGCGTTTCTGGCGCTGGCCAGCGCGGGCAGTCTGATTTTTCTGAATGGATTAATGCTGGCGCTACCGGTGATCACTATGCTTTTAACGCTCAATCTGGCGCTGGGATTACTAAATCGAATGGCGCCGCAACTATCAATATTTGTTATCGGTTTTCCGCTAACCCTCACCGTCGGCATGACGCTTATCGCGGCATTAATGCCGTTGATTGCGCCTTTCTGTGAACATCTATTTAGCGAAATTTTCAACTTGTTAGCTGATATTGTTAGTGAATTACCGGCGATAAATAAACCCTAA
- the rcsA gene encoding transcriptional regulator RcsA yields the protein MSTIIMDLCSYTRLGLTGYLVSRGVKKREINDIETVEELDIACQTHRPSVVFINEDCFIHDPNDSQHIKQIINQHPNTLFIVFMAIANVHFDEYLLVRKKLLISSKSIKPQSLDDLLGDILKKEANTASIINLPTLSLSRTESSMLRMWMEGQGTIQISDQMNIKAKTVSSHKGNIKRKIKTHNKQVIYHVVRLADNVTNGIFVNMR from the coding sequence ATGTCAACGATTATTATGGATTTATGCAGTTACACCCGGCTAGGTTTAACCGGGTATCTGGTCAGCAGAGGGGTGAAGAAAAGGGAAATCAACGACATCGAGACCGTTGAGGAACTCGATATCGCTTGTCAAACGCACCGGCCTTCTGTGGTGTTTATTAATGAGGACTGTTTTATCCATGACCCAAACGACAGTCAACATATAAAGCAAATCATTAATCAGCATCCCAATACGTTATTTATTGTTTTTATGGCAATTGCCAACGTTCATTTTGACGAATACTTATTGGTCAGAAAAAAACTGTTGATCAGTTCTAAATCAATAAAACCACAATCACTGGACGATCTGCTTGGCGATATTCTGAAAAAAGAGGCCAATACGGCCAGCATAATAAATTTACCGACGCTCTCTTTAAGCCGAACGGAATCCAGCATGTTACGCATGTGGATGGAAGGCCAGGGTACGATTCAAATTTCGGATCAAATGAACATCAAAGCGAAAACGGTGTCATCCCACAAGGGAAATATAAAACGCAAGATCAAGACGCATAACAAACAGGTTATCTATCATGTCGTCAGGCTGGCGGATAATGTAACCAACGGCATATTTGTTAACATGCGCTGA
- a CDS encoding DNA cytosine methyltransferase: MQQTLSLAGSSSPVTDHSAESLQAMLAKLSEIYDVKTLVAQLNGVGENHWSPAILKRTVANASLWHRLSEREAAHLRTLLPTPPVHHPHYAFRFIDLFAGIGGIRRGFEAIGGQCVFTSEWNKHAVRTYKANYYCDPASHRFNEDIRDITLSHREGISDRQAAEHIRQHVPQHDVLLAGFPCQPFSLAGVSKKNALGRAHGFACDTQGTLFFDVVRIIDACRPPIFVLENVKNLKSHDGGKTFRIIMQTLDELGYDVADTDDNGPDDPKIIDGKYFLPQHRERIVLVGFRRDLNLKGDFTLRDISTRYPQRRTTLAELLEPVVEAKYVLTPVLWKYLYRYAKKHQAKGNGFGYGMVSPSDPNSVTRTLSARYYKDGAEILIDRGWDFARGEKNFDDPDNQQHRPRRLTPRECARLMGFESPQEYQFRIPVSDTQAYRQFGNSVVVPVFAAVASLLEEKIKQAVALRQQESACGGRSR; this comes from the coding sequence ATGCAGCAAACTCTTTCATTAGCAGGTTCGTCGAGCCCCGTGACGGATCACAGCGCGGAATCCCTTCAGGCGATGCTGGCGAAATTATCAGAAATTTATGATGTTAAAACGCTGGTGGCGCAGCTAAACGGGGTTGGCGAGAACCACTGGAGTCCGGCCATTTTAAAACGCACGGTGGCGAATGCATCGCTCTGGCACCGGCTAAGCGAGCGCGAAGCGGCGCATCTGCGCACTCTGCTTCCCACGCCGCCTGTTCATCATCCTCACTACGCCTTCCGTTTTATCGATCTATTTGCCGGCATCGGCGGGATTCGCCGCGGGTTTGAAGCGATTGGCGGCCAGTGCGTGTTCACCAGCGAGTGGAATAAACATGCGGTGCGCACCTATAAAGCCAACTATTATTGTGACCCGGCCAGCCACCGCTTTAATGAGGATATTCGTGATATCACCCTGAGCCATCGCGAGGGGATAAGCGATCGGCAGGCTGCGGAACATATTCGCCAGCACGTACCGCAGCATGACGTGCTGCTGGCGGGCTTTCCCTGCCAGCCGTTTTCGCTGGCTGGCGTGTCGAAGAAAAACGCGCTGGGGCGGGCCCACGGCTTCGCCTGCGATACGCAGGGAACGCTGTTCTTTGACGTTGTGCGCATCATTGACGCGTGTCGTCCGCCGATCTTTGTTCTTGAAAACGTTAAAAACCTGAAGAGTCACGATGGAGGGAAAACCTTCCGCATCATCATGCAGACCCTGGATGAGCTGGGCTATGACGTGGCGGATACCGATGATAACGGACCCGACGACCCGAAAATTATTGATGGAAAATACTTCCTGCCGCAGCACCGTGAACGTATCGTCCTGGTCGGTTTTCGCCGCGATCTTAATCTGAAAGGCGACTTTACCCTGCGCGACATCAGTACGCGCTACCCGCAGCGGCGCACAACGCTTGCTGAACTGCTTGAACCGGTCGTCGAGGCTAAATATGTACTGACGCCGGTCCTGTGGAAATATCTCTACCGTTATGCGAAAAAGCACCAGGCGAAAGGAAACGGCTTTGGCTACGGTATGGTCAGTCCGTCTGACCCAAACAGCGTCACGCGAACCCTGTCCGCGCGCTATTACAAAGACGGCGCGGAAATTTTGATCGATCGCGGCTGGGATTTCGCCAGAGGCGAAAAAAACTTCGACGACCCGGACAATCAGCAGCACCGACCGCGCCGCTTAACGCCGCGCGAATGCGCGCGGCTGATGGGCTTTGAATCGCCGCAGGAGTACCAGTTCCGTATTCCGGTCTCCGACACCCAGGCCTACCGCCAGTTTGGCAACTCGGTGGTCGTGCCGGTGTTCGCCGCAGTGGCGAGCCTGCTGGAAGAAAAAATAAAACAGGCTGTCGCGCTGCGCCAGCAAGAGAGCGCCTGTGGCGGACGTTCACGATAA